From a region of the Rhipicephalus microplus isolate Deutch F79 chromosome X, USDA_Rmic, whole genome shotgun sequence genome:
- the LOC142777410 gene encoding uncharacterized protein LOC142777410 isoform X2, protein MSPDTSTCTESRRLVDVHYSRFSEESPSLKEPSLVSTNGIPEADKDVVACPFNQCALEDVFPDTRYTEAKRGDKVDQLLQCGFLYGKGSKQALQHKRLQRSARSPQPHGAGEQHRMAADRQKHSLLRVNKVAPNIRRLEPA, encoded by the exons ATGAGCCCAGATACTTCGACTTGCACCGAGTCTCGCCGTCTAGTCGACGTTCACTACTCCCGCTTCTCAGAGGAGTCGCCTTCTCTCAAGGAGCCCTCGTTGGTCTCAACAAATGGTATTCCAGAAGCGGATAAAGACGTCGTGGCCTGCCCATTCAATCAGTGTGCCCTCGAAGACGTCTTCCCCGACACCCGGTACACTGAAGCCAAGCGAGGTGATAAGGTCGACCAACTACTCCAGTGCGGCTTCCTCTATGGCAAGGGCAGCAAGCAAGCCTTACAGCACAAGCGACTACAACGCTCCGCAAGAAGCCCTCAGCCACATGGTGCTGGGGAGCAGCACAGGATGGCTGCAGACAGACAG AAACACAGTTTACTGAGAGTCAA CAAAGTGGCTCCAAACATTCGAAGACTCGAACCAGCATGA
- the LOC142777410 gene encoding uncharacterized protein LOC142777410 isoform X1: MSPDTSTCTESRRLVDVHYSRFSEESPSLKEPSLVSTNGIPEADKDVVACPFNQCALEDVFPDTRYTEAKRGDKVDQLLQCGFLYGKGSKQALQHKRLQRSARSPQPHGAGEQHRMAADRQQSGSKHSKTRTSMSISPLGVEDGTFALEQRGLSVSPFGWAFEARAC, translated from the exons ATGAGCCCAGATACTTCGACTTGCACCGAGTCTCGCCGTCTAGTCGACGTTCACTACTCCCGCTTCTCAGAGGAGTCGCCTTCTCTCAAGGAGCCCTCGTTGGTCTCAACAAATGGTATTCCAGAAGCGGATAAAGACGTCGTGGCCTGCCCATTCAATCAGTGTGCCCTCGAAGACGTCTTCCCCGACACCCGGTACACTGAAGCCAAGCGAGGTGATAAGGTCGACCAACTACTCCAGTGCGGCTTCCTCTATGGCAAGGGCAGCAAGCAAGCCTTACAGCACAAGCGACTACAACGCTCCGCAAGAAGCCCTCAGCCACATGGTGCTGGGGAGCAGCACAGGATGGCTGCAGACAGACAG CAAAGTGGCTCCAAACATTCGAAGACTCGAACCAGCATGAGCATCTCTCCTCTGGGTGTGGAAGACGGCACATTCGCTTTGGAGCAGCGCGGCCTCAGCGTATCGCCTTTCGGGTGGGCATTTGAAGCCCGGGCTTGTTAA